The following proteins are encoded in a genomic region of Saccharopolyspora antimicrobica:
- a CDS encoding MFS transporter: protein MNDDAGAGSALRNEVSQRRWLVLGILCTTLLLVGMDLTILHVAVPTLSQQLLPSASQLLWMVDSYPLTVAAFLVTCGTLSDRIGRKKVLLGGFAVFGLASAGAAFATTPVVLIGFRAALGFGAAMIAAATVAIIRITFPDARERAFAIGVWSACHSAGAAIGPIAAGFLLEHFWWGSVFLINVPVVLVALVVGAVVVPESKDEVRRRWDALSAVMSVLGLGGLVYALKQIGEHGSVSAPNLMIGVVAVALLIAFVVRQRRIREPLLDLSLFADRKFSVATGAILASFAGYIALMFFATQHFQLVSGYSPLLAGAALLPMAAANAVGAVLAPNVAAVLSDRVAITLALLVFGGSMLGLALLGPGSGYGVVVALLAGSGLGVGVVTTLGSDVIMSAADPSRAGAAGAIQETSFELGSGLGIVVLGTTLSVIYRNTLEPVAGVASAQHAEAQNSLGAAVQIAGGLDEQMGAALRTAAVTAFGNGFSAAAVMGGAMLLVVAVASWFVLRER from the coding sequence ATGAATGACGATGCGGGCGCCGGATCGGCGCTCCGGAACGAAGTCTCCCAGCGCAGGTGGCTGGTGCTCGGAATCCTGTGCACGACCCTGCTGCTGGTCGGCATGGACCTCACGATCCTGCACGTGGCGGTTCCGACGCTGTCGCAGCAACTCCTGCCCAGCGCATCGCAACTGCTGTGGATGGTCGACAGCTATCCGCTGACGGTCGCGGCCTTCCTCGTCACCTGCGGCACGCTGAGCGATCGCATCGGACGGAAGAAGGTGCTGCTCGGCGGATTCGCCGTGTTCGGGCTGGCATCGGCGGGGGCCGCCTTCGCCACCACTCCGGTGGTGCTGATCGGCTTCCGCGCCGCGCTCGGGTTCGGTGCGGCCATGATCGCGGCCGCCACGGTGGCCATCATCCGCATCACCTTCCCCGACGCCCGGGAGCGCGCGTTCGCGATCGGCGTGTGGTCGGCCTGCCACAGCGCGGGCGCGGCCATCGGGCCGATCGCGGCCGGATTCCTGCTGGAGCACTTCTGGTGGGGATCGGTGTTCCTGATCAACGTGCCGGTCGTGCTCGTCGCGCTGGTCGTCGGCGCGGTCGTCGTGCCGGAGTCCAAGGACGAGGTGCGGCGCCGGTGGGATGCGCTCAGCGCCGTGATGTCCGTCCTCGGGCTGGGCGGGCTGGTGTACGCGTTGAAGCAGATCGGCGAGCACGGCTCGGTTTCCGCGCCGAACCTCATGATCGGCGTGGTGGCGGTGGCGCTGCTCATCGCGTTCGTGGTGCGGCAGCGCCGGATCAGGGAGCCGCTGCTGGATCTGTCGCTGTTCGCCGACCGGAAGTTCTCGGTGGCCACCGGGGCGATCCTCGCCTCCTTCGCCGGCTACATCGCGCTGATGTTCTTCGCCACGCAGCACTTCCAGCTCGTCTCGGGCTACTCACCGCTGCTGGCCGGCGCGGCTCTGCTGCCGATGGCCGCCGCGAACGCCGTCGGTGCGGTCTTGGCGCCCAACGTGGCGGCGGTGCTGAGCGATCGCGTCGCCATCACCCTGGCACTGCTGGTCTTCGGGGGCTCGATGCTCGGCCTCGCCCTGCTCGGTCCCGGCAGCGGGTACGGCGTCGTCGTCGCGCTGCTGGCGGGCAGCGGACTCGGGGTCGGCGTGGTGACGACGCTCGGTTCGGACGTGATCATGTCGGCGGCGGACCCGAGCCGGGCCGGTGCGGCGGGCGCGATCCAGGAGACGTCGTTCGAACTGGGCTCCGGCCTGGGCATCGTCGTCCTCGGCACGACGTTGAGCGTGATCTACCGGAACACCCTGGAGCCGGTCGCGGGCGTGGCCTCCGCGCAGCACGCGGAGGCGCAGAACTCGCTCGGGGCGGCGGTGCAGATCGCGGGCGGCCTGGACGAGCAGATGGGCGCGGCGCTGCGAACAGCGGCGGTGACGGCCTTCGGCAACGGCTTCTCCGCCGCCGCCGTCATGGGCGGCGCGATGCTGCTGGTGGTGGCCGTGGCGTCCTGGTTCGTGCTGCGCGAGCGGTAG
- a CDS encoding RrF2 family transcriptional regulator: protein MLDIRFSRALTLMLYLAVAGERGTEALSSAQLADILDTNPSLVRKLLVPLVDAGLVVCAKGRAGGARLGRPAEEITLAEIYRCAIGDKPLWACSPSGARVCMVTANVSEYFAALTAEAERAVLASLGDRTLADSVRELRRLDENKPSSARMAEID from the coding sequence ATGTTGGACATCCGGTTCTCCCGTGCGCTCACGTTGATGCTGTACCTCGCGGTCGCCGGTGAGCGCGGCACGGAAGCGCTGAGTTCGGCGCAGCTGGCCGACATCCTCGACACCAACCCGAGCCTGGTCCGCAAGCTCCTGGTCCCGCTGGTGGACGCCGGACTGGTCGTGTGCGCGAAGGGCCGCGCGGGCGGCGCGAGGCTGGGACGTCCGGCGGAGGAGATCACCCTGGCGGAGATCTACCGCTGCGCGATCGGCGACAAGCCCCTGTGGGCGTGCTCGCCGAGCGGTGCGCGCGTGTGCATGGTGACGGCGAACGTGAGCGAGTACTTCGCCGCGCTCACCGCGGAGGCCGAACGAGCGGTGCTCGCCTCGCTGGGCGATCGCACGCTAGCCGACAGCGTCCGCGAGCTCCGCCGCCTCGACGAGAACAAGCCCAGCAGCGCACGAATGGCCGAGATCGACTGA
- a CDS encoding NADH:flavin oxidoreductase, which translates to MSTRAAQLLSRPFALGSATLPNRIVMAPMTRQFSPGGIPGDDVAVYYARRAAAGTGLIITEGTSIDHPSAGFSADVPRFHGAESLAGWARVVEAVHAQGGKIMPQLWHVGIQRPAGAPPFPEAPPVGPSGIGLDGSPTGTALTLGDIDDIIGAFADAAQEAERIGFDGIELHGAHGYLIDQFLWERTNQRTDAYGGDPVSRTKFAADVVTAIRERVAPDFPVVLRFSQWKSENYDIRLAENPGELEALLTPLADAGVDAFHASGRRYWQPEFPDSGSELNIAGWTKKVTGKPVITVGSVGLNKEFEPGSLNGATAAVESIERLLDRLEQDEFDLVAVGRALLADPQWADKVLGDRIPDLTPFSKAAVETLH; encoded by the coding sequence GTGAGCACCCGCGCAGCTCAGCTACTGTCCCGCCCGTTCGCGCTGGGATCGGCAACGCTGCCGAACCGGATCGTCATGGCTCCCATGACCCGCCAGTTCTCCCCCGGTGGCATCCCGGGCGACGACGTGGCCGTGTACTACGCGCGGCGCGCCGCGGCGGGAACCGGCCTGATCATCACCGAGGGCACCAGCATCGACCACCCCTCCGCCGGGTTCAGCGCCGACGTCCCCCGCTTCCACGGCGCGGAGTCGCTGGCCGGCTGGGCCCGCGTGGTGGAGGCCGTGCACGCGCAGGGCGGCAAGATCATGCCGCAGCTCTGGCACGTGGGCATCCAGCGGCCCGCAGGCGCACCGCCGTTCCCCGAAGCGCCGCCCGTCGGCCCCTCCGGGATCGGCCTCGACGGATCGCCCACGGGCACGGCGCTGACGCTCGGCGACATCGACGACATCATCGGCGCTTTCGCCGACGCCGCGCAGGAAGCCGAGCGCATCGGCTTCGACGGCATCGAGCTGCACGGCGCGCACGGCTACCTCATCGACCAGTTCCTGTGGGAGCGCACCAACCAGCGCACCGACGCCTACGGCGGCGATCCGGTCTCCCGCACCAAGTTCGCCGCGGACGTCGTGACCGCGATCCGCGAGCGCGTAGCCCCCGACTTCCCCGTCGTGCTGCGCTTCTCCCAGTGGAAGTCGGAGAACTACGACATCCGGCTCGCCGAGAACCCGGGCGAGCTGGAGGCCCTGCTCACGCCGCTCGCCGACGCCGGGGTCGACGCCTTCCACGCCTCCGGCCGCCGCTACTGGCAGCCGGAGTTCCCGGATTCCGGCTCCGAGCTCAACATCGCCGGCTGGACGAAGAAGGTCACCGGCAAGCCCGTCATCACCGTCGGCTCGGTCGGCCTGAACAAGGAGTTCGAGCCTGGATCGCTGAACGGGGCGACCGCGGCGGTGGAGAGCATCGAACGACTCCTCGACCGCCTGGAGCAGGACGAGTTCGACCTCGTCGCGGTCGGCCGAGCCCTCCTCGCCGATCCCCAGTGGGCGGACAAGGTCCTCGGCGACCGGATCCCCGACCTCACCCCGTTCAGCAAGGCAGCGGTCGAAACCCTGCACTGA
- a CDS encoding family 1 encapsulin nanocompartment shell protein yields MNNLHRELAPISAAAWQDLEAQVRDAFALNAGARRVVDVPEPRGPELAAVGTGHLDEPGTAAAGVQVRVRRASPVAELRMPFRVTREAVDSVERGAQDADWSSAVAAAQQMAMAEDSAVFDGLAAVASDGLRSGSSHEAIALPEDVSAIPEAVAQARTALRSSGVGGPCALLLSPAVHTAVSGSLLGGRLAIEELSRVVGGDVLWSPALDGGLLVSTRGGDSELVLGRDLSIGYLGHDATSIELYLEESFAFQLHTPEAAVELAPAGS; encoded by the coding sequence ATGAACAACCTGCACCGCGAGCTGGCCCCGATCTCGGCGGCGGCCTGGCAGGACCTGGAGGCCCAGGTCCGCGACGCCTTCGCGCTCAACGCGGGTGCCCGCCGGGTGGTGGACGTGCCGGAGCCGAGGGGACCGGAACTGGCCGCGGTGGGCACCGGCCACCTCGACGAGCCCGGCACCGCGGCGGCGGGCGTGCAGGTGCGGGTGCGCCGGGCCAGCCCGGTGGCCGAACTCCGGATGCCCTTCCGCGTCACGCGCGAGGCGGTGGACTCGGTGGAGCGCGGCGCCCAGGACGCCGACTGGTCGTCCGCGGTCGCCGCGGCCCAGCAGATGGCGATGGCCGAGGACAGCGCGGTGTTCGACGGACTGGCAGCGGTCGCCTCGGACGGTCTGCGCAGCGGCTCGTCCCACGAAGCGATCGCGTTGCCCGAGGACGTCTCGGCGATCCCGGAAGCGGTGGCGCAGGCGCGAACCGCGCTGCGCTCCTCGGGAGTCGGCGGCCCCTGCGCACTGCTGCTGAGCCCGGCCGTGCACACCGCGGTCAGCGGCTCGCTGCTCGGCGGACGGCTCGCGATCGAGGAGCTGTCGCGGGTGGTGGGCGGTGACGTTCTGTGGTCACCGGCGCTCGACGGCGGTCTGCTGGTGTCGACCCGCGGCGGCGACAGCGAACTGGTGCTGGGCCGCGACCTGTCGATCGGCTACCTCGGCCACGACGCGACGTCGATCGAGCTGTACCTGGAGGAGTCCTTCGCCTTCCAGCTGCACACGCCCGAGGCGGCCGTCGAACTGGCTCCCGCCGGGAGCTGA
- a CDS encoding Dyp-type peroxidase yields MSSADPSAAPPEPQPVLTPLTGSAIFLVLTINGGGEPAVRDLLGDLAGLQRAVGFRYPEGGLACVAGIGSAAWDRLYSGPRPAGLHVLPEYAGPRHRAVSTPGDVLLHIRARQMFLCFELAQQVLKRLGGAVSVVDEVHGFKYWDQRDLLGFVDGTENPSGPAARTAVNVTAAADAPFEGASYVVVQKYLHDTASWNALPVEEQERVIGRTKLDDIELDDEVKPADSHVAVTTIVDADGTERQIVRDNMPFGSLGDGEFGTYFIGYAADPAVIELMLERMFLGTADATHDRILDFSTAVTGSLFVVPTADFLDDQPPPPEPGRAPEADASLRIGSLKGRQP; encoded by the coding sequence ATGTCGAGCGCGGACCCGTCGGCTGCACCGCCGGAGCCGCAGCCGGTGCTGACTCCGCTGACCGGTTCGGCGATCTTCCTGGTGCTGACGATCAACGGCGGTGGCGAACCGGCCGTGCGGGACCTGCTTGGCGATCTGGCCGGACTGCAGCGAGCGGTGGGATTCCGCTACCCGGAGGGCGGCCTGGCCTGCGTGGCGGGCATCGGCTCGGCGGCCTGGGACCGGCTGTACTCGGGACCTCGCCCGGCCGGGCTGCACGTGCTGCCCGAGTACGCCGGGCCACGCCACCGGGCGGTGTCCACCCCGGGTGATGTCCTGCTGCACATCCGCGCCCGGCAGATGTTCCTGTGCTTCGAACTGGCCCAGCAGGTGCTGAAGCGCCTGGGTGGCGCCGTCTCGGTGGTCGACGAGGTGCACGGCTTCAAGTACTGGGACCAGCGGGACCTGCTCGGCTTCGTCGACGGCACGGAGAACCCCAGCGGCCCCGCGGCGCGCACGGCGGTGAACGTCACGGCCGCGGCGGACGCCCCGTTCGAGGGCGCCAGCTACGTGGTGGTGCAGAAGTACCTGCACGACACGGCTTCCTGGAACGCGCTGCCGGTCGAGGAGCAGGAACGGGTGATCGGGCGCACGAAGCTCGACGACATCGAGCTGGACGACGAGGTGAAACCGGCCGACTCGCACGTCGCGGTCACCACGATCGTCGACGCGGACGGCACCGAGCGGCAGATCGTGCGCGACAACATGCCGTTCGGCAGCCTCGGTGACGGTGAGTTCGGCACCTACTTCATCGGCTACGCCGCCGATCCGGCGGTGATCGAGCTGATGCTGGAGCGGATGTTCCTCGGCACCGCCGATGCCACCCACGACCGGATCCTGGACTTCTCGACCGCGGTCACCGGATCGCTGTTCGTGGTGCCCACCGCCGACTTCCTCGACGACCAGCCACCCCCACCGGAGCCGGGCCGCGCGCCCGAGGCCGACGCGTCGTTGCGCATCGGCAGCCTGAAGGGACGACAGCCATGA
- a CDS encoding LysR family transcriptional regulator, which translates to MVEWGMLFRQLEYFVALARERHFARAAAACHVSQPALSEAIRKLEQELKVPLVRRGRSFEGLTPEGERLVLWARRILADHDSLKQEVTALQTGLTGELRMGVIPAAASTVALLTDPFCAEHPLVRVQLETSLRSSEIIDRIRRFELDAGVIYPHGLNTTDLVVTPLYEEQHVLIASGELLAGQPDAIGWPDALELPMCLLTQGMRGRQLIDDALAARGLTVVPRLEADSVVALLAHVGTGRWASIVPHTWIRTLRPPAGARVLKLRDPSVTAEIALVTSAVEPGSVLTRALVQVARTVRATDSFDHGPATS; encoded by the coding sequence GTGGTCGAATGGGGCATGCTCTTCCGCCAGCTCGAGTACTTCGTCGCGCTCGCCCGCGAGCGCCACTTCGCCCGCGCCGCTGCCGCCTGCCACGTCTCCCAGCCGGCGCTGTCGGAGGCCATCCGCAAGCTGGAGCAGGAGCTGAAGGTGCCGCTGGTCCGGCGCGGGCGCAGCTTCGAAGGGCTCACCCCGGAAGGGGAGCGGCTCGTGCTGTGGGCGCGGCGCATCCTGGCCGACCACGACTCGCTCAAGCAGGAGGTCACAGCGCTGCAGACCGGGCTAACCGGAGAGCTGCGGATGGGCGTGATCCCGGCGGCGGCGAGCACGGTCGCGCTGCTCACCGACCCGTTCTGCGCCGAGCACCCGCTGGTGCGCGTGCAGCTGGAGACGAGCCTGCGCTCCTCGGAGATCATCGACCGGATCCGCCGGTTCGAGCTGGACGCCGGGGTGATCTACCCGCACGGGCTCAACACCACCGACCTCGTGGTCACCCCGCTCTACGAGGAGCAGCACGTGCTCATCGCCAGCGGCGAGCTGCTCGCCGGACAGCCCGACGCCATCGGGTGGCCGGACGCGCTGGAGCTGCCGATGTGCCTGCTCACCCAGGGGATGCGCGGGCGGCAGCTGATCGACGACGCGCTGGCCGCCAGGGGGCTGACGGTGGTGCCGCGGCTCGAAGCCGACTCCGTGGTGGCGCTGCTCGCCCACGTCGGCACCGGCCGCTGGGCGAGCATCGTGCCGCACACCTGGATCCGCACCCTGCGCCCACCGGCCGGTGCGCGCGTGCTGAAGCTGCGCGACCCGTCGGTCACCGCCGAGATCGCCCTCGTCACCAGCGCGGTGGAGCCCGGATCGGTGCTCACCAGGGCCCTGGTGCAGGTCGCGCGGACGGTCCGCGCCACCGACTCGTTCGACCACGGCCCGGCGACCAGCTGA
- a CDS encoding FUSC family protein: MHAQVLIRPAADDHRHALRVAAGLFVPGLALLAAGRPDLIIYAVFGSFTGMYGRAESDRLRIVHQAQAGAVLLSGVSAGVLLAGAHAPAWVLVVTVAGCASMWSLLADRLGLRPAGPFFGIFALGATATVPAGRVAPWAAISICAATALFCLLVSLVSALRSREPAGRRQVERGPGALVHAARYAVAVSAAGAVGLLLGIDHANWAMASAAVPLAVVGVRDRCAPGIHGIVHRGIHRVLGTFAGLAITAVVLLPDLPGAALAVIVMALLFPTELFMARHYGLALGFFTPLIMLMTDLAAPADPLTMLRDRAVDTLIGVSAGIAAAIVIRSRAGAGPRRR, encoded by the coding sequence TTGCACGCCCAGGTGCTGATCCGCCCCGCTGCGGATGACCACCGGCACGCGCTCAGGGTCGCCGCCGGGTTGTTCGTCCCCGGACTCGCCCTGCTCGCCGCCGGGCGTCCCGATCTGATCATCTACGCCGTCTTCGGCTCCTTCACCGGCATGTACGGCCGGGCCGAATCCGACCGGCTCCGCATCGTGCACCAGGCCCAGGCCGGCGCTGTGCTGCTCAGCGGGGTGAGCGCGGGCGTTCTGCTCGCTGGCGCGCACGCTCCCGCGTGGGTGCTGGTGGTGACCGTGGCCGGGTGCGCTTCGATGTGGTCGCTGCTGGCCGACCGGCTCGGTCTCCGGCCCGCCGGGCCGTTCTTCGGGATCTTCGCGCTGGGTGCCACCGCGACCGTTCCCGCGGGGCGGGTCGCGCCGTGGGCGGCGATCTCCATCTGCGCCGCGACCGCGCTGTTCTGCCTGCTGGTCAGCCTCGTCAGCGCCCTGCGCTCCCGCGAGCCCGCCGGCCGCCGCCAGGTGGAGCGCGGGCCGGGCGCGCTGGTCCACGCGGCGCGCTACGCGGTGGCCGTCTCGGCCGCGGGTGCGGTCGGGCTGCTCCTCGGCATCGACCACGCCAACTGGGCGATGGCCTCCGCGGCCGTTCCGCTGGCGGTCGTCGGCGTGCGCGACCGGTGCGCTCCCGGGATCCACGGCATCGTGCACCGCGGGATCCACCGCGTGCTGGGTACCTTCGCCGGGCTCGCGATCACCGCCGTGGTGCTGCTGCCCGACCTGCCCGGCGCGGCGCTGGCCGTCATCGTGATGGCCCTGCTGTTCCCCACCGAGCTGTTCATGGCCCGCCACTACGGGCTGGCGCTCGGATTCTTCACCCCGCTGATCATGCTGATGACCGACCTGGCCGCACCCGCCGATCCGCTGACGATGCTCCGGGACCGCGCGGTCGACACGCTGATCGGCGTCAGCGCCGGGATCGCGGCGGCGATCGTCATCCGGAGTCGAGCGGGGGCTGGCCCGCGTCGTAGATGA
- a CDS encoding DUF488 domain-containing protein: protein MLTFGHGTADAATMTGLLRGAGVRELVDVRTAPGSRRNPDAARAAMSHWVPEEGIGYRWESRLGGWRRAHADGPDTALRNRSFAGYAEHMRTADFRAAIDDLLTDAATELNAVMCAESLWWRCHRKMIADYLTLVRGVPVGHLMHDGKVRPHRPSPEARLLPERGVLIYDAGQPPLDSG, encoded by the coding sequence GTGCTGACCTTCGGCCACGGCACCGCCGACGCGGCCACCATGACCGGACTGCTGCGCGGCGCCGGCGTCCGCGAGCTGGTCGACGTGCGCACCGCACCCGGCAGCCGGCGCAATCCCGACGCCGCCCGGGCGGCGATGTCGCACTGGGTGCCCGAGGAGGGCATCGGCTACCGCTGGGAATCGCGGCTCGGCGGCTGGCGCCGGGCGCACGCGGACGGCCCGGACACCGCGCTGCGCAACCGCTCGTTCGCCGGCTACGCCGAGCACATGCGCACCGCCGACTTCCGGGCCGCCATCGACGACCTGCTCACCGACGCGGCCACCGAGCTGAACGCGGTGATGTGCGCCGAATCGCTGTGGTGGCGCTGCCACCGCAAGATGATCGCCGACTACCTGACCCTGGTGCGCGGGGTGCCGGTCGGTCACCTGATGCACGACGGCAAGGTCCGGCCGCACCGCCCGAGCCCGGAAGCCCGCCTGCTCCCGGAGCGGGGCGTGCTCATCTACGACGCGGGCCAGCCCCCGCTCGACTCCGGATGA
- a CDS encoding GreA/GreB family elongation factor — MTEQLPERTRAELEAELTTLRERRRSLAAAMQKQESDVGDRGDEANALESGDDLIAVDERIATVTDLLAGGPERSPGRVPDGTRATLRFDDGTEQEVRAVAIPEEIAAGRQDITVTTDSPLGRALAGRRAGDTISYSTPAGEVRAHVVSLDVPGD, encoded by the coding sequence ATGACCGAGCAACTGCCGGAGCGGACCCGCGCCGAGCTGGAGGCGGAACTGACGACGCTGCGGGAGCGCCGCCGCTCGCTCGCCGCCGCGATGCAGAAGCAGGAGAGCGACGTCGGGGACCGCGGTGACGAGGCCAACGCGCTGGAGAGCGGCGACGATCTGATCGCGGTCGACGAGCGGATCGCGACGGTGACCGATCTGCTCGCCGGCGGCCCCGAGCGGTCACCGGGCCGGGTTCCGGACGGCACCAGGGCCACCCTGCGGTTCGACGACGGCACCGAGCAGGAGGTGCGTGCGGTGGCGATCCCCGAGGAGATCGCGGCCGGTCGGCAGGACATCACCGTGACCACCGACAGCCCGCTGGGACGGGCGCTCGCCGGGCGCCGCGCGGGCGACACCATCAGCTACTCGACACCGGCGGGCGAGGTGCGGGCCCACGTCGTCTCCCTGGACGTCCCCGGCGACTGA
- a CDS encoding FdhF/YdeP family oxidoreductase, giving the protein MSERTSEPEFRPYHHPAAGWGAARSVTEFLVRERELVDGPRAIMRMNHENGGFDCPGCAWPDDTKGLHLDICENGIKHVTWEMTRKRVGAEFFAAHTVAELSQWSDFELEDQGRLTEPLRYDPGTDRYVPVSWPEAFALFGRAMAELDSPDQASFYTSGRLGNEATFLYQLMAREFGTNNLPDCSNMCHEASGRALKAALGTGKGTVDLEDWELTDALFIMGVNAASNAPRMLTSLAEAYRRGAQIVHINPLVEAAATRTIIPHDFARMATFKATRTSTLNVQPRIGGDMALVRGMAKAVFEEAEHDPKAVDAEFVDRYTTGFDAYRALCEATPWAEIERQSGVSRAVITAAARVYCEADRSIFSWCLGITQHEHGVDTVREIVNLLLLRGNLGREGAGPSPVRGHSNVQGNRTCGIDHRPEEAFLDRLAEVCGIEPPRAHGLDTIGTIEAMHRGEVKVFVGMGGNFALAAPDTPHTFAALRKCELTVQVSTKLNRSHLVHGKQALILPCLGRTEKDHQRGGLQATSVEDSMSMVHLSRGMKRPASPHLLSEPAIIAGLAAAALPGSRTPWQHYVEDYDRIRDTMAQVLDGFEDFNRRVRLPLGFRIRQPARELVFHTPSGRAEFSTAALPDVVPAAGVLALGTMRSHDQWNTTIYSDDDRYRGIKNLRTLIFMNAEDMRDRGIGEFDRVDITSTARDGSTRTLNRYQAIPYDIPRGCAAGYMPEMNALCAIGDYSTQSDQPIMKHVSVTVEPSA; this is encoded by the coding sequence ATGAGCGAGCGGACCAGCGAGCCGGAGTTCCGGCCCTACCACCACCCCGCCGCCGGTTGGGGCGCCGCCAGGAGCGTGACCGAGTTCCTGGTCCGCGAGCGCGAGCTGGTCGACGGGCCGCGGGCGATCATGCGGATGAACCACGAGAACGGCGGCTTCGACTGCCCGGGCTGCGCGTGGCCGGACGACACCAAGGGCCTGCACCTGGACATCTGCGAGAACGGCATCAAGCACGTGACCTGGGAGATGACCCGCAAGCGGGTCGGCGCGGAGTTCTTCGCCGCGCACACCGTCGCGGAGCTGTCGCAGTGGAGCGACTTCGAGCTGGAGGACCAGGGCCGGCTGACCGAGCCGCTGCGCTACGACCCGGGAACCGACCGCTACGTCCCGGTCTCCTGGCCGGAGGCCTTCGCGCTCTTCGGCCGCGCGATGGCCGAACTCGACAGCCCCGACCAGGCGTCGTTCTACACCTCCGGGCGCCTCGGCAACGAGGCGACGTTCCTGTACCAGCTGATGGCGCGGGAGTTCGGCACGAACAACCTGCCGGACTGCTCGAACATGTGCCACGAGGCCAGCGGCCGGGCCCTGAAGGCCGCCTTGGGCACCGGCAAGGGCACGGTCGACCTCGAGGACTGGGAGCTGACCGACGCCCTGTTCATCATGGGCGTCAACGCCGCCTCCAACGCGCCCAGGATGCTCACCTCGCTCGCCGAGGCCTACCGCAGGGGCGCGCAGATCGTGCACATCAACCCGCTGGTGGAGGCCGCGGCCACCCGCACGATCATCCCGCACGACTTCGCCCGGATGGCCACGTTCAAGGCCACCCGCACCAGCACGCTGAACGTCCAGCCGCGCATCGGCGGTGACATGGCGCTGGTGCGCGGCATGGCCAAGGCCGTGTTCGAGGAGGCCGAGCACGATCCGAAGGCCGTCGACGCGGAGTTCGTCGACCGCTACACCACCGGCTTCGACGCCTACCGGGCGCTGTGCGAGGCCACGCCCTGGGCGGAGATCGAGCGCCAGTCCGGGGTCAGCCGCGCGGTGATCACCGCCGCCGCCCGCGTCTACTGCGAGGCCGACCGGAGCATCTTCAGCTGGTGCCTGGGCATCACGCAGCACGAGCACGGCGTCGACACCGTCCGCGAGATCGTGAACCTCCTGCTGCTGCGCGGGAACCTGGGCCGGGAAGGCGCCGGCCCGTCACCGGTGCGCGGGCACAGCAACGTGCAGGGCAACCGGACCTGCGGCATCGACCACCGCCCGGAGGAGGCGTTCCTGGACCGGCTGGCCGAGGTCTGCGGGATCGAGCCGCCGCGGGCCCACGGGCTGGACACGATCGGCACCATCGAGGCGATGCACCGCGGCGAGGTGAAGGTGTTCGTCGGCATGGGCGGCAACTTCGCGCTCGCCGCGCCGGACACACCGCACACCTTCGCCGCGCTGCGCAAGTGCGAGCTGACCGTGCAGGTCAGCACCAAGCTCAACCGCAGCCACCTGGTGCACGGCAAGCAGGCGCTGATCCTGCCCTGCCTGGGGCGCACCGAGAAGGACCACCAGCGCGGCGGGCTGCAGGCCACCTCGGTGGAGGACTCGATGAGCATGGTCCACCTCTCGCGCGGCATGAAGCGCCCCGCCTCACCGCACCTGCTCTCGGAACCGGCCATCATCGCCGGGCTCGCCGCGGCGGCGCTGCCGGGCAGCCGCACCCCGTGGCAGCACTACGTCGAGGACTACGACCGGATCCGCGACACCATGGCGCAGGTCCTCGACGGATTCGAGGACTTCAACCGGCGGGTCCGCCTGCCGCTGGGGTTCCGCATCCGGCAACCCGCCCGCGAGCTGGTCTTCCACACCCCGTCCGGGCGCGCGGAGTTCTCCACCGCCGCGCTGCCCGACGTCGTCCCGGCCGCCGGGGTGCTGGCGCTGGGCACGATGCGCTCGCACGACCAGTGGAACACCACGATCTACTCCGACGACGACCGCTACCGCGGCATCAAGAACCTGCGCACGCTGATCTTCATGAACGCCGAGGACATGCGGGACCGGGGCATCGGCGAGTTCGACCGCGTCGACATCACCAGCACGGCCCGGGACGGCAGCACCCGCACGCTGAACCGCTACCAGGCGATCCCGTACGACATCCCGCGCGGCTGCGCCGCGGGCTACATGCCCGAGATGAACGCCCTGTGCGCCATCGGCGACTACAGCACGCAGAGCGATCAGCCGATCATGAAGCACGTCTCGGTGACGGTCGAACCCTCGGCCTGA